In Candidatus Sericytochromatia bacterium, the DNA window ATCAGGCTATCCTCGGCAAAATACGCGGCGTTGGCCAGGTACAGCATCGCCAAGGCCGGCAGGACGCCGGCCAGCACATTCACCGGGATTTCATTTCCAGCTATCGTGACCGTACTCATCGCGTGTTCCTCACCGCGTGACCGACGTCAGAGAGCGCAAGGCCACCGTCATCTCGAAAGCGATATAACCAGCGCGCCCCTCGGCGGGAAGGTTCTCGGTCCGACGCAGCGTCGGCCCCGAGAAATATTCGGAATGCTCCAGGTTACGCTGGAAATAAGCCACTGCGCCGTAATCCAGCGCACCACCCTTGAGCAAGAGTTCCGACTTGGCGGAATCGACGCGAAACTCTTCGAACCACATGTTGCCAGGTGTCAGGGTCCGAAGCTCATTCAGAATGGCCCCCCACGAGGCCGTCACCCCCGCAACCGACTGGAGGGTATTCAGTTGCTTCCTGAGCTGGTCACGCCGATC includes these proteins:
- a CDS encoding PilN domain-containing protein; the encoded protein is MTTININLLPEEMRPGKGSSVSGGGFSLDQAALVPIGIGAGLAVVLFMIPSALVSLYFDPKDAELDQTIAEVQEEIDKYNTSLKDLQGQSDRRDQLRKQLNTLQSVAGVTASWGAILNELRTLTPGNMWFEEFRVDSAKSELLLKGGALDYGAVAYFQRNLEHSEYFSGPTLRRTENLPAEGRAGYIAFEMTVALRSLTSVTR